The region CCGCGCCCGCCGGGCACACTTCCACACACCCGGGCAGCTCGCCGTTATCCAGCCGCGCCACGTCTTTCTGGTTGCAGAGCTCGCACTTATGCAGCGCGCCGAAGGGGTTGTTGTAGTCATACTTCGGCACATCGAACGGACAGGCGACCATGCAGTAGCGGCAGCCGGTACAGACGCTGGCGTCGTAGTGAACGATGCCGGTTTTGGCGTCCTTTTTCAGCGCCTGCACCGGGCAGACGGAAACACAGTTGGCATCCACGCAGTGCATGCACTGCTTTTTGATATAGGCATAACCGTCGCGCAGCTGGTCTTTGTTCTCCCCGCTGCCGCTGTGCCAGACCTGAATAATGTTATTGGTATAAGGCGAAAGTTTGTCGTTATTCGACCAGGTTTGCTCGCCCTGTGGGTTACGCTGCGGCGTGTTAATTTCCTGGCAACGCGTCACACAGGCCTGACAACCGACACAGAGCGTGGAGTCGTACAACATCCCCAGCGCGCCGGGGATCGGCGGGCGGTTTTGCGCGGCGGCAAAACTCGCGGACGATCCCCCCACCAGCAGCGCCCCGCCGGACGCCACTTTGAGAAAATCACGTCTGTTCACGGCTAGTCTCCCTGTGAATCCGTGTCGTTTTTCTTCTGCTGGCGGCCCAGTTCACGCACGGTCATCACACC is a window of Enterobacter sp. R4-368 DNA encoding:
- the hybA gene encoding hydrogenase 2 operon protein HybA, which translates into the protein MNRRDFLKVASGGALLVGGSSASFAAAQNRPPIPGALGMLYDSTLCVGCQACVTRCQEINTPQRNPQGEQTWSNNDKLSPYTNNIIQVWHSGSGENKDQLRDGYAYIKKQCMHCVDANCVSVCPVQALKKDAKTGIVHYDASVCTGCRYCMVACPFDVPKYDYNNPFGALHKCELCNQKDVARLDNGELPGCVEVCPAGAVIFGTREELLAEAKKRLAMKPGSEYRYPRQTLNTNDTYVHNVPSYYPHLYGEKEGGGTQVLVLTGVPYQELGLPELDDLATGARSEHVQHTVYKGMMLPLAVLVGLTALVRRNTRDNHDGGDHES